The Synergistaceae bacterium genome includes the window AGCTTCACTCACTGAAAGGCCGCTGGCGTTCATATAAGTTAACGGCTTGAGAAATAATATATCACGCCACCGCCATGACTCAGCATTGAATTTGTGTGAAGGTTTGCCCAGTTCGTGATTTATGACAAAAAAGTCAATGCACTGCCAGCCCATATTATGACGGGTGAAGGCGTATTCAGTTCCGGGATTTCCAAGACCAGCTATGAGACGCATAATAAATTATTTTTTCTCCTTATCGTCTGATTCGTCGCTCTCTTTGGCTGCTTTACCCTTTGCAACGACTTCAACATCAGCTGCTGCCGGTGCTTCTTCTTCAGGTGCTGCGTCCTCGACTCCGCGTGAAGTTACAACGATTGCGACAACTTCTTCAGGATCTGCCAAAGCTGCAACATTTTCGGGGAGCTTCAAATCTTTAACGTGAATAGCGTCGCCGATATTAAGCCCTGACACATCGACCGTGATAACATCGGGAATGCTCATCGGTAAAGTCTCGACTTCAAGCTCTCTAGCTGCTTCCAAGACTCCGCCGTCCTTAATGCCCTGTGATTCCTCGCGTCCTGTAACTTCAACGGGAATATTAACGGTAATTTTGCGGCCTCTGACTAAGTGCAAGAAGTCAATATGTAAGGGCATATCAGTTAAAGGGTGTCTCTGAGCTTCACGAATAATGCAAAGTTCCTCGCGTCCGTCCGGTAATTTCACGTTTAGACGAGTTGACTCCCATCTGCCTGCTAAGATTCTTTCAATCTCGCGCATGTTGACTTTACCCTTGATATTTTCTTTGATTTCCGGGCCGTAAATAATGCAAGGTACTTGTCCTGCACGTCTGATTCGTCCGTTCTCGCCTTTACCGGTTTTCTCACGGGACTCCATCACTAAAGTTACTATGTCTGCCATGATAAAAATTTTCTCCTTTATGAATAAAATATTTTTCACGCACTATTATAACAAATTAAATCACTCTTTTTGCGGGTTAATATTTTCCTTGACAAAATTAATCTCATCTTCGAGCGATTTTATTTCACGGTCAATTATCGCAAGTTTGATATTTGCAAGCATTTCGCCGATTTCTTTACCCTTGAGTCCGAATTTCTGCAGATCCGCGCCAGTTAACCGGCCTTTATAAGTCATCCATAATTCCATATGTTCAATTATAATGCGTCTTGCTTCAGGAGATTTTAACAGAGTCAGCCAGTAAACTAACGGGACGGGATCATAACTCTTAAAGAATAAATAAGCGTCTGAATTCTTGACACTTTTTTTATTCGCGCAAAATTTCTCGACGTTTGGCCACTGCATAAAACATTTTGTAAGCTGGTCGCGCTCGTTAGGGTTTAGATTCATTCTGTCCATTGCTGAAAATCTTACTTCAGGTTTTGAATCAGTCAATATTACGGCCATCCCGATAAGCCATTTCATGCCCTTGAAATCTATTCCGTGATTCTGGACTTGGTGCAAAAAGTGATCCATTATTGCAAGCCGCCTCGATAATCCTATACCGACATATACGCCCGGAAATAACGACTCCCAGACTCCTAGATCGCGCATTCTGACAGCAATTTTGCGAAAACATGACTCCTTTGAGATTAATTCAAGCTCTGCACGCACTCTAGTTGTTGAGAGACATTCAAGCAAGCCGCCTTTAACTGTACTCTTAAGCAATCTTAACGTGTTATCTTCAAATGACATATTTAAACGCTGTTCGAGCCTTATTCCCCGCAAAACTCGTGAAGGATCTTCTACAAAGCTCAAATTATGAAGTATTCTCAATAATTTATCCTTCAAATCTGCACGCCCGCCGTAATTGTCAGTCAGAGTCCCCCAGTCGTCTTCACTTAGAGAAATAGACATAGCATTAACTGTGAAATCACGCCGTCCGAGATCCTGTTTTAGTGAGTCGCTCTCAACAATCGGAGTCGCCGCCGCATATTCGTAAAATTCCCGTCTTGCTGTTGCCACGTCAACCTTCTCCCCGTCCGGAAATGTTATAGTCCCTGTTTTATACCGCCCGTGTAAAGTAGTCTTACAGCCCGGTTCATTCCATGAAGTTACAAGTTTTTCCGCGTCGCCTTCTACAGAAATATCAATATCGACATTGTGAACTCCCATTAAAATATCCCGGACTGTACCGCCGACTAAATAAGCCTTCATGCCTAATTCTTGAGCCTTAGTGCCGACTCTCCGCAAAAGTGATAAAGTTTTCAAGCTAAAAGCCTCTTCCATCAAGTGAGCAACATTTTCAACCCATAAAAAGCCGCTTGAGTCCCTCGATGTGTCATCTTCATTTGAGAGCGCGCCAGAATGATATAATGCCTTCAGTAAATCAGCCCGTGAAAGAGTGCCGACTAACTTCCCATTTAAGGCAAGCACCGGCATTTTCTCAAATCCATATGTAGCCATCATTCTATGAGCTTCTTCTATTGAGGCTTCAGAGTTCAGGCTTATAATTCCCTGAGTCATGAAATCTGAAATTTTTGCGCGGTCGAGTCCGTGTAAATGTGCCTTGTCTAAATCTTTGCGGGTCATCATTCCGACGACTTCACCATTTGAGTCGGCAACTGGTAAAGACTTCATGCCAAATCTTAACATAGTTCGATAACCTTCGTCGACTCTTGCGTCAGGATTCACGGCTATAACGGGCGATGTCATAATGTCAGCAACTTTTAATTTATTGGGAATTGCTGTAGAAAGTTTTAACTCTATTTCCTGCAAAATTTCTTGAGGCGATTTTGTTGTGTCAGAAAGAGTCGCGCTCCCTGCCTGATAATGTCCGCTGCCTCCATATTGTGAGAGAAATTCTTTAACATTCAAGAATCCCTGCATACTCCGAGCGATTATGTTAATTTTTCTCCCGCCGTTATTTATTACAGCAATTGTAACATGAGACTCGCAAGATTCTTTTAGCTTATTCACGAACACTGACAAGCCCGAAACGTATTCTTGAGTCTCTGCCCATGTTAATAAAACTTTCGCACCGTTTATATAAATTTCGCGCGCGTTTTCTGCCATAGTATCAAGTAATTTCTTGTCCTCTGCTGACATGTCGGACTCAACCTGCGAAAGAATCCCCGACAAATCCGCACCGAGTTCACGCAAATAACTAATTGCCGCAATATCGCGCTCAGTCGTGGACTCATAAGTCAATGCGCCAGTGTCGTCATAAATTCCATAAGCAAATAAAGTAGCTTCTTCGGGTGTAATTTCCTTGCGCTCGTTTAATAAATGCTCAAGTATCATTGTAGTAGCTGCCCCGATCGGCTCGTAAATTAATTCTTCAGCGGGTAAATCGTCCTGTGTTGCCGGGTGATGATCATATACGTGAACTGCGACATCTTGACGGCCTGCCAGTGCTGCAAATGCTCCGATTCGGGAACGTGAGCGCGTATCTGTAACTATCATTAATGTTACTTCATCAAGAGGGATTTTCTTAGGCTTTAAAATTTTAGCTGCCCATTGATGACCCTGACGAGCAAGAAATTCTTTAACTTTTCGACTCATTGAACCGGGCGGACAAATTACTGCGTCAGGATATAATTTTTGTATAGCGAACATGCTAGCAAGCGAGTCTAAATCTGTATTCAAATGACTTGTTATTAAATGCATGAGTCCTCATCTTCCCGTTTTAATAATTAATATAATATAATCTGTTATAGCAATATAATAATATGAGAACGAGAAAATTAACAACGCAAAATTTCTTGTTATAGTGAACGACAAGGCGAATAATTACGGAAAATTTTTATTGTCAGCTTTATAAAGAACTCACAAAATATTATACTCATGAGTGCGAGATTCTTATAATGTGTTATAACATAAAAAATTTATAATGGAGCGATTTATATTATGTACGCTATTATATTTGATTTAAATATTTATGACCTAAAAAAAGAATACGGAGAGCCATATAATAGAGCTTATGACGAAATCAGACAAGAACTTGAAAGTGTAGGCTTTGAATGGACACAGGGCAGCGTTTATATTAATAAAGCTCAAAAAAATAGCTTGACGATCGTATATAAAGCTATAAATAGATTATCCGGTATAGACTGGTTTAAAAAAAGTGTAAGAGACATCAGAGCTTTTAAGGTTGAAGACTGGTCTGACTTCAGAGAAATAGTGAAGGACGGTCTGTAATACTACAAAAATTTTTTGCTCGTGATTTTATGCTATGATATTGCAAAATTTTTATATGAAAGGTTTATTTACGTCATGAGCAAATTTCTACACTCAAAATTTAAATCGCTTGATCCATATGACACCAGCGACGAACTCGAAAGCATGAAGGGTTATATACGCCTTAACACAAACGAGTCGCCGTTTATGCCTTCACCCCTCGCAATAGAATACGCACATAAAGCAGCACAGGGACTAAATTATTATTCTGATCCTGACTGTAATTTACTAGCTGAAAAAATTTCCAGTATGCTTAATATAAAATCTTCACAAATAATCTTCGGCAACGGGTCAGACGAAATATTAAATTTTATCTTCATGGGAATGTGTGAGAACGGCGCGGCATTTCCTGATATAACTTACTCATTTTATAAGATACTCGCGAAATTTCACGGTGTAAATTATAAATTGATCCCGCTTAAGAATTTAAGAATTTGCCCTGATGATTATAAAAATTTGCAGTCACGAACTATTTTTATAGCTAATCCGAACGCACCGACTGGACTCGCGCTTGAACTCGGCGAACTCGAAAAAATTATATTGCTTAATCCTGACAGCTTAATAATTATCGATGAGGCTTATATTGATTTTGCGGACTCAGAAAGCGCAATTAAACTTGTCAATCAATATAATAATATAATAATCACTCGGACATTTTCAAAATCTCGTTCACTGGCAGGGGGGCGGCTGGGTTTCTGCGTAACTAGTGAAGAAATTGCGAAAGATTTACGGGACATTAAGAATACTATTACACCGTATAATATAAACGCAATGACTCAAGCTGCCGGACTGGGTTCACTTGAAGACGATGATTATTACAGGCAAAATATAAAAGCTATATGCACAGTAAGAGACGAGACTAAAATCAAACTCCGAGAAATGGGCTTTACAGTTATGGACTCAGAGACAAATTTTTTATTTACTCGTCATGAAAGATTAACAGGCCAAGAAATTTTTAATTATTTAAAGCAGCACGGCATAATGATAAGATACTTTGCGAGTTTACCCGAATATAACCGCATAACAATCGGAACTAGTGAACAAATGCAGAAATTATTAACTTGTCTTGATAATATCATATAAAATTTTATTACTTCACGGCATAATATATATTTCGCTTGTTTACCGGAATTTAATAGAGGGAACTAGAAATTATTAACTCGTCTCGCATAAAAATTTATTATTTGCCTACACAAAACCGGCTGAACATGGAGTCAAGTAATTCGTCCCCTGCGTCAAGGCCAAGCACCCGCAATAAATCGAGTCTTGCTGAATTCATGAGTCCCGCTGTGATGTCTTCTCCCATTGAATTAATTATTGATTCGCGTGATTCTTTCAGGGAGTCAAGCGCATTTGTAAGAGTCCTTAACTGCCCCGCGCTGGTATTCAATCCTGAAGATAATAACGAGTCTTTACATGCTATATCATAAATTAACGCTTTTAATTCTTGAATGCCCGTTAAATTCTTAGCTGATACAAAAATTTTTTTGCAACTTGAATTAATTTCGCGCGTTACTTGATTTAAATCTGACTTGTTAAATATTATTATGCTGCGATTGTTGAGCGAATCAATAAAAATTTTTTCGTTATCATATAATTCACGCGACGAGTCAATCACATACAGGCAAATATCACTGTCATTAATTGCGTCTTGAGCGAGCTTTATTCCTTCTGACTCGATAATATTATCAGTCTCACGCAATCCCGCCGTGTCAGTTAATATAATGGGAACTCCGTTAATAATAATATTCTCGTTAATAATATCGCGGGTCGTTCCTGGAATATCTGTAACAATTGCGCGGTTTTTGCCGAGAAGTGCATTTAATAAAGACGACTTGCCGACATTCGGAGACCCTGCAATAACGACTCTGACTCCCTGACTTAAGAGCATACCGGCCGAACAGCGGGAAATTAAATTCTCAAGCTCACAAATAACACTCTCAAGCCGTGATAAAATATCGTCCTCGTAGATTTCACCCTCTGGGAAGTCTAAGCTAATTTCAATACTACCCTGAAGATTTAATATTTTGTCGTGAATCTCGTGTGTTAATCGCGATAATTCCCCGTTAAGAGTCCTTGCTGCTGCGTGAAGGGCTTCAATACTGCGGGAATTAATTATATTTAAGACTCCTTCAGCCTGCGATAAATCAATGCGTCCGTTAATAAAAGCTCGTCTAGTAAATTCTCCCGGTTCTGCTGACCTCGCGCCGTTTTTCAGCAATAAATCAAGGCATAATCTAGCAATTAATATACCGCCGTGAGTATGAATTTCTGCTAAATTTTCGCCGGTGTACGTGTTAGGAGCATAAAATCTCGCTGCTAAGACTCGATCTATAATATTCCCGGACTCGTCTAATAAATTCGTTAAATATAATTTGCCAGATATATTAAAATCTTTGCGAGTTAAAATTTTTCCGGAAATAATAAAAGCGTCAGGGCCGGAGACTCGTATAATTGCGATTGCTCCTTCCCCTAACGCTGTAGAAATTGCCGCTATAGTATCATTCACGCGATTTGTTCCTTCAGCCAAGCCTCAGCACCTGCCCGGCTGTTTACTTTTCCTGTACCGACTGCCATATCAAGCCCCTCAAGTAATTCACCGACTTTGCGGCCCGGTTTCATATTAAGAAGGGTCATTACTTCGCGGCCGGTCATATAACGTGAAGAGCCCTGAGTTTGTAACATTACACTATTAAATCTGCGTAAAACCTGCTTTAAATTCCATGAATTATTATCAAGTACATCAACATATTTGTCTGTAAATCCGCCCGCATCAGCAACAGATTTTGAGAACTGTAACGAGACTTCTACGGCCTCGCGCGAGAATTCCAAGACATCTTCACAGAATTTTTTTTCTGATACAGGCTCATAGAAAGTTTTATAGCTGTTAAGAGTCGCAATTACTTCGTCAATAGTCTCTGAAGGAATATTCCAACGTGTCATATAATCAGTAATTCGCCTGTCAGTAAGTTTTGTGCGGTCAGAGCCGTCAAGAGTCCTAGTTCCTATATGCTGAAATAGTCCAGCTAGTGCAAATGCTTCACTCTGCATTAATTTATTCGTGTCAAAACGGGACTCAATAACTTGCAAAACTTTCATTACATGTTCATATAAATTGCTGTCTTTACCATCCGGAATATATTTCAAGTCGTCAAGCTCCTTCAAGAAATATGGCAGTAATCTATAATCATTACACATTTTTATGAACCTGTGAGGCCGCCTGATAATACCCTTCATTATTTCGCGTCCCCAGCGTTCCTGTGGAATATCTTTCATTCTATCTGCGTGAACATCTAAAAATTTTCTCACGTCTGTATCAGTCTTCCAGAAAATATCCATCTCAAATTCAGCTGCAAAACGTAATATTCTCAAGATTCGCAACGGGTCAGACTCGATTAACTCAACATTATCCCCTGTGAGTCTGATAACTTTGTTGCGAATATCAAATCTTCCTCCGAACGGGTCAATCATTCCGCCGTCTGAACGTATAGCAATGGCTTCAATGCTTAAATCACGGTTTGATAAATCTTCTTCTATTGTTGCACCTCTGAGACCGAACGCCCTGAAGGGAACTCCGAGAATTTCACCGCGCAATGCAGGGAATGGCCCTCGTGAATCAACAGTACCATTGCCGAGAGCTTTTAATATTGAGTACATATCATCAGTATCTACAGCAAGTGTAATAACATCAGGCTTCATACCCATTTCAAGCATTCTAACTGTGTCGCCTACAAGCCACGCTTTTGTGCCGGTTTCTTCGACCTTTTCAAGGACATCTAAATAATTTCGCAATGTATTCATCTCCTCGTATAAGATAAAGAATTGGTTAAATTAAATATATAGATTTTAGCAAATTTTAGCTGCAAACTCAGCTATTTTAGCAGGTTCTATTTTTGCTGTATTAATACAAATATCGTAATTAGCTTTATCTCCCCATTTCTGACCTGTGTAGAACTCGTAGTAATCAGCTCTTGATTTATTAATTTGCTCGATTCTCTTGGTGAGTTCGCTCTCTGACATGCCCGCGCCCTTCTCGTAATCGTCTGAAATATTATTTTCCTGACAGCGTAAAATTTTGCTGGCCATATCCGAATATATAAATAATCTCAACGGCTTTAACTCGCGCAAAATATAATCTGCACCGCGTCCCACGATAATGCAGTCAGATTTTGAGGCCATTTCCTTAATTATATTATGCTGTTCCTGCTGGACTGATTGATTATAATCCGGAATCACTGCCCAGAAAGTTCGGCCCGTATGAATAGGGAACGGGATTATAGGCTTGTGTTCGGCGACATTCTGAACGTATTTTTCTGATAGGGAAGTGCGCTTTGCTATTTCTGAAATAATTTCGCGGTCATAGTAAGCCACTTTGAGAATATCAGCAAGTTTTCGGCCGACTTCACGTCCCCCGCTGCCAAATTCCCGTCCTATCGTTATTATTCTGTTCATAAAAATTCACCTCCTGAATTAGCGAATTTTAGCACAAAATTTTTTAATTCAAGAGAGTGAAATTCAGTATATTTGATTGATTGTAATTCTTTATTGATATTGCGTGAAAAATTTTTACCAGACTGCGACTCTTGACTCCGGAGCTAAATACATCCCATCGCCGGGCTTGATATCATAAGTCCCGTAAAATTCCGGGTATTGCTGAATAATTGCATTTACTCG containing:
- a CDS encoding CCA tRNA nucleotidyltransferase, which produces MRNYLDVLEKVEETGTKAWLVGDTVRMLEMGMKPDVITLAVDTDDMYSILKALGNGTVDSRGPFPALRGEILGVPFRAFGLRGATIEEDLSNRDLSIEAIAIRSDGGMIDPFGGRFDIRNKVIRLTGDNVELIESDPLRILRILRFAAEFEMDIFWKTDTDVRKFLDVHADRMKDIPQERWGREIMKGIIRRPHRFIKMCNDYRLLPYFLKELDDLKYIPDGKDSNLYEHVMKVLQVIESRFDTNKLMQSEAFALAGLFQHIGTRTLDGSDRTKLTDRRITDYMTRWNIPSETIDEVIATLNSYKTFYEPVSEKKFCEDVLEFSREAVEVSLQFSKSVADAGGFTDKYVDVLDNNSWNLKQVLRRFNSVMLQTQGSSRYMTGREVMTLLNMKPGRKVGELLEGLDMAVGTGKVNSRAGAEAWLKEQIA
- the hisC gene encoding histidinol-phosphate transaminase, producing MSKFLHSKFKSLDPYDTSDELESMKGYIRLNTNESPFMPSPLAIEYAHKAAQGLNYYSDPDCNLLAEKISSMLNIKSSQIIFGNGSDEILNFIFMGMCENGAAFPDITYSFYKILAKFHGVNYKLIPLKNLRICPDDYKNLQSRTIFIANPNAPTGLALELGELEKIILLNPDSLIIIDEAYIDFADSESAIKLVNQYNNIIITRTFSKSRSLAGGRLGFCVTSEEIAKDLRDIKNTITPYNINAMTQAAGLGSLEDDDYYRQNIKAICTVRDETKIKLREMGFTVMDSETNFLFTRHERLTGQEIFNYLKQHGIMIRYFASLPEYNRITIGTSEQMQKLLTCLDNII
- the mnmE gene encoding tRNA uridine-5-carboxymethylaminomethyl(34) synthesis GTPase MnmE, which produces MNDTIAAISTALGEGAIAIIRVSGPDAFIISGKILTRKDFNISGKLYLTNLLDESGNIIDRVLAARFYAPNTYTGENLAEIHTHGGILIARLCLDLLLKNGARSAEPGEFTRRAFINGRIDLSQAEGVLNIINSRSIEALHAAARTLNGELSRLTHEIHDKILNLQGSIEISLDFPEGEIYEDDILSRLESVICELENLISRCSAGMLLSQGVRVVIAGSPNVGKSSLLNALLGKNRAIVTDIPGTTRDIINENIIINGVPIILTDTAGLRETDNIIESEGIKLAQDAINDSDICLYVIDSSRELYDNEKIFIDSLNNRSIIIFNKSDLNQVTREINSSCKKIFVSAKNLTGIQELKALIYDIACKDSLLSSGLNTSAGQLRTLTNALDSLKESRESIINSMGEDITAGLMNSARLDLLRVLGLDAGDELLDSMFSRFCVGK
- a CDS encoding CBS domain-containing protein is translated as MHLITSHLNTDLDSLASMFAIQKLYPDAVICPPGSMSRKVKEFLARQGHQWAAKILKPKKIPLDEVTLMIVTDTRSRSRIGAFAALAGRQDVAVHVYDHHPATQDDLPAEELIYEPIGAATTMILEHLLNERKEITPEEATLFAYGIYDDTGALTYESTTERDIAAISYLRELGADLSGILSQVESDMSAEDKKLLDTMAENAREIYINGAKVLLTWAETQEYVSGLSVFVNKLKESCESHVTIAVINNGGRKINIIARSMQGFLNVKEFLSQYGGSGHYQAGSATLSDTTKSPQEILQEIELKLSTAIPNKLKVADIMTSPVIAVNPDARVDEGYRTMLRFGMKSLPVADSNGEVVGMMTRKDLDKAHLHGLDRAKISDFMTQGIISLNSEASIEEAHRMMATYGFEKMPVLALNGKLVGTLSRADLLKALYHSGALSNEDDTSRDSSGFLWVENVAHLMEEAFSLKTLSLLRRVGTKAQELGMKAYLVGGTVRDILMGVHNVDIDISVEGDAEKLVTSWNEPGCKTTLHGRYKTGTITFPDGEKVDVATARREFYEYAAATPIVESDSLKQDLGRRDFTVNAMSISLSEDDWGTLTDNYGGRADLKDKLLRILHNLSFVEDPSRVLRGIRLEQRLNMSFEDNTLRLLKSTVKGGLLECLSTTRVRAELELISKESCFRKIAVRMRDLGVWESLFPGVYVGIGLSRRLAIMDHFLHQVQNHGIDFKGMKWLIGMAVILTDSKPEVRFSAMDRMNLNPNERDQLTKCFMQWPNVEKFCANKKSVKNSDAYLFFKSYDPVPLVYWLTLLKSPEARRIIIEHMELWMTYKGRLTGADLQKFGLKGKEIGEMLANIKLAIIDREIKSLEDEINFVKENINPQKE
- a CDS encoding cytidylate kinase-like family protein, which translates into the protein MNRIITIGREFGSGGREVGRKLADILKVAYYDREIISEIAKRTSLSEKYVQNVAEHKPIIPFPIHTGRTFWAVIPDYNQSVQQEQHNIIKEMASKSDCIIVGRGADYILRELKPLRLFIYSDMASKILRCQENNISDDYEKGAGMSESELTKRIEQINKSRADYYEFYTGQKWGDKANYDICINTAKIEPAKIAEFAAKIC
- a CDS encoding 50S ribosomal protein L25; amino-acid sequence: MADIVTLVMESREKTGKGENGRIRRAGQVPCIIYGPEIKENIKGKVNMREIERILAGRWESTRLNVKLPDGREELCIIREAQRHPLTDMPLHIDFLHLVRGRKITVNIPVEVTGREESQGIKDGGVLEAARELEVETLPMSIPDVITVDVSGLNIGDAIHVKDLKLPENVAALADPEEVVAIVVTSRGVEDAAPEEEAPAAADVEVVAKGKAAKESDESDDKEKK
- a CDS encoding virulence protein, which produces MYAIIFDLNIYDLKKEYGEPYNRAYDEIRQELESVGFEWTQGSVYINKAQKNSLTIVYKAINRLSGIDWFKKSVRDIRAFKVEDWSDFREIVKDGL